The nucleotide window CTGGGGACAAGGATTCTGTGGCCGAAGTTCACGGAAAAATATGTAAAGGGAGAGAAAAAGGTCTGCTTCACGGACGGGACCTTCCTTGAGGCAGACCTTGTGGTTGTCTCCATAGGAGACTCTCCTGTAACGGACTTCCTGCCGCCGACGGTTCATACAAATAAGAACGGCTGGATCGAGGCTGATGAGGCCGGACATACCTCTGATCCAAAGATATATGCAATCGGTGATGCCACAAGGCTTGGCCTTGTCACTCACGCCATAGGCCAGGGCAGAAAGGCCGCCATGGCAGTCCATGCCCTGCTGTCGGGAAGGTCATACTACAGGCCGGCCCCAAAGCCCGTTATCCCTTACGACAAAATAAAGACTGCCTATTATGACGTTTGCCGCGGTGAGCCGTTTAAACCCGAGACAGAGGCAAACCGCTGCATGTCCTGTGCCGTATGCAGGGACTGCCGTATGTGTGAGGCCACCTGTTATTACGGGGCCATCAGCAGACAGGAATCCGGAGACGGCTCCTATGCCTATGTGGTTGACGACGCCCTCTGTATTGGTTGCGGTTTCTGTGCAGGCATCTGCCCCTGCGGTGTCTGGGAAATGGAAGACAATATCTGACCCGTTTCCTTCAATTAACAATCCCGGGACAGCCTTGGTTCCCTGTCTGATATCCATTGTCTGCTGCTCCTTAATGCTTGACTAATTTATCCTGATAAGGATTTAATAATGGTATGAAACAACTATTGTTTTCCACGCTTTTATTTGTATCAATGGTCTCCCTGCTGCTGGTCTCCTGTTCCGGAAAAAAGCCGGTCAGACAGGATGTGTTTGACCCCAAGGCCGTGCTTCAGCAGGCCAGCAAGTTTATTGAGATGGACGAATATGAAGAGGCAAGAAAGCTCCTCTTTGAAGTAAAAAACCGGGACCTCTCAAAAAAATATGCCCCCCTGGCACAGTTGAAGATTGCAGAATCTTTTGTAACGGAAGGACAACCCGAACGTGCGGTTGAGGAGTACAGGAGATTCCTGCAGCTTTATCCCGCCCATCCCCAGGCACCTTATGCCCAGTATCAGATCGCCCTTGTATATTTTAAGCAGATTGAAAGCCCTGCAAAAGGTGCCGGAGGTGCAAGGAAGGCCCTGGAGGAGTTTCAGAAACTGCTCAGGCTTTATCCAAGGAATCCCTACAGGGAGGCAGTAGAGCTCAAGATAAGGAAATGCCGGAATCTCATAGCTGAATATGAGTTCCTTGTCGGCGAGTTTTATTACAAAAAGGGGGCCTATAATGCCGCCACAGGAAGGTTTCTCGGCCTCTTAAAAGAGTTTCCCGATTACAAAAAAACGCCGGAAGTCCTTTATCTTACAGGCATCTCATACAAAAAGCTGAACAGGACAGACGAATCACTGCGATATCTTAAGGAGCTGCAAAAACGATTTCCTGACAGTGAATTCTCTAAAAAAGCAGAAAAGGTTATAGCTGAAATCAAACCGTGAGATACTATCCTGTATTCTTAAATCTTGAAGGCAAAAGGTGCATTGTAATCGGTGGCGGTGAGGTAGCGGAAAGAAAGGTGCTTACACTTCTTGAGGCCGGTGCCTCAGTGACTGTTATCAGTCCGGAGCTTACTGAAAGGCTTGCCGGGCTAAAGCGTGCGGGACAGATAGAACATATACAGCGGAGATATCAGGAGGGCGACCTGACAGGGGCATTTATTGTTATAGCCGCCACATCTGCTATGGATGTAAACCGTAAGGTCTCCGGGGATGCAGGCAATATTCCGGTAAATGTAGTGGACGTGCCGGATCTATGCACTTTTATTGTACCTTCCGTTGTAAAAAGAGGAGAGCTTACCATAGCAGTTTCAACATCCGGGGCAAGCCCTGCCCTTTCAAGGAGCATCAGGGAGGAACTCGAAGACCTCTACACAAAAGAAGCAGGGGACCTTCTTCAACACATTGCAGGAATAAGGAAGACCTTAATGGAGTCAGACATTCCGCCTGAGAAAAGGGCTGTGATTCTCAAAAGGCTCGGCAGCAGGGAAGTCCTGCAGATCCTCAGAGAAGAAGGCCCCGAGGGGGCCTTAAGGCATATTCAGGATATACTCGATCACTCAGGCTGAAATCTCTCCTCAAGCTTCTTCATTAACTGCGGCATGGTTGTGTACTCCAGGTCATCAAGCCCCAGTCTGTGAGGTTCAAAGGGTCCATGAGCCCTCATGTAGTCTCCAACTTCATTGCAGCGCTTTCTTGCCCTGTCAAATGCAGGGTCGTCAAAGAGGTCCCTCGGTCCCACGAGATGGCCGTTGCTGATCTGGAACCCCGCGGCTATCACCCTTGGCGGACCGTCAAACCTTGACGGGTTGGCCTCATAAAAAGGCACCGGCATCAGCGGTCCATGATGAGAACCACGCATCCAGCCCTCTACTAAATGGGGGAAGCTGAAGGGCTCAAGTGCCTCACCCACGGCAGGCATACCCGACTGGCACCTGACAATCAGGACAGGGTCATCCTTTCCAACATATCTGCCTGCAATCAGGCTCAGTTTCTGTGTGGAAGCAGAGGCACATACCTCTCCGTCCTTTCTGTAGACCCGCCTTATAAGGTACCTCCTCATCGCACCTATAAACATCAGCAGGTCATATATCTCCTCCGGACATGAAAGGGTAATACTCCTGTGTCCGTAAACATCGACAACCTCAAAGCTGAACCCCTCATGCATGGTTGGGTCGATCACCAGCCCGGCAGTGTTGAAAGGATCGGCAAATATCTTGTACAGGGGCAGGTTCCAGGCCCCCGGGGATGTCTTGTCAGCCATAAAGATTATAACAGGCTCGGATTTCCTCTCAACAAACTCCATCTCCGCCACTCCGGGGCCCATCCCTCTCACAGTTCCTGAAAAGGCATCACCGAGCAGGTCCTGACCAGCCCCGTAAAGCTTGAGCCTCTTTGCCTCTTCAGTTGCAGCAACAAATGTGTCCCAGGCAAGCTGGTGGACCTCCTCATTATCAACGCCCCGGGTGTGCGTCATAATGAGCTCAAGGTCGTCACCAACCCGCGTAACATGAAAGTCTGTAAGGTCTCCCCGCTCCTTTGCCTTGGCGAGCCGCTCCCTGGCAATATCAATAAGGTTCTGGTGGATACTTGAATGACCAACATAGCCCCCTACATCAGCCTTGATAACACTGAGGGTAATCTTGTCAGACATAGCAACCTCCTGCTTTTTGAGCCTACTTTTTAAGTTTTTTGCCGAGCCTTTTCTCTACAGACTTTACCTTGAGTTCCAATCTGTTCGGCTTTCCCTTCCGGTCATCGATCGAGATGTTTATTATGGTCCTGTCTGCCTTCTTCATCACTGCAGTGTGACATTTTTTGATGAGTCCCATTATCTCCGTCCACTCCCCCTCCACACAGGTTCCCATGGGATTGACCTTGTAAGGCAGGCCGCTCTCGTCAACAATCCTCAGTACGTCGGCGAGATAATCCCCTATGCTGCTGCCAACACCTAACGGGATTATACTGAATTCTGCCAGCATTGCTCACCTCCCTGTAATTCTGCAGGTTGACAATGAAAACAAATACTTCCGGATTCTGGTTCCTCTGACATGAACTGTCTGTTATAATGAGAAGTGAGGGGGATGGAAGAAGTCCATCCCCCGGAACAAAAAATGAGTTATTTGATTGCATCCTTCAAGCCTTTACCTGCTATGAACTTTGGAACCTTGGCAGCGGCTATCTTAATCTCTTCGCCTGTTCGCGGGTTACGACCCTTTCTGGCCTTTCTCTTGGTGACCGAGAAAGTACCAAAACCAACAAGCGTCACCTTCTGATTTTTCT belongs to Nitrospirota bacterium and includes:
- a CDS encoding HU family DNA-binding protein — protein: MTKSDLIDKVASDAGLSKADAGKALDAVLDNIKKSLKKNQKVTLVGFGTFSVTKRKARKGRNPRTGEEIKIAAAKVPKFIAGKGLKDAIK
- a CDS encoding FAD-dependent oxidoreductase, with protein sequence RPRKLNVPGAEDMATAYDFLRDINTGNPPDLKGRRVVIIGAGNVGMDVAAQAFHCGAKEVTAVDVRKPAAFGKELEIAESLGTRILWPKFTEKYVKGEKKVCFTDGTFLEADLVVVSIGDSPVTDFLPPTVHTNKNGWIEADEAGHTSDPKIYAIGDATRLGLVTHAIGQGRKAAMAVHALLSGRSYYRPAPKPVIPYDKIKTAYYDVCRGEPFKPETEANRCMSCAVCRDCRMCEATCYYGAISRQESGDGSYAYVVDDALCIGCGFCAGICPCGVWEMEDNI
- a CDS encoding MTH1187 family thiamine-binding protein; the protein is MLAEFSIIPLGVGSSIGDYLADVLRIVDESGLPYKVNPMGTCVEGEWTEIMGLIKKCHTAVMKKADRTIINISIDDRKGKPNRLELKVKSVEKRLGKKLKK
- the fbp gene encoding fructose-1,6-bisphosphate aldolase/phosphatase codes for the protein MSDKITLSVIKADVGGYVGHSSIHQNLIDIARERLAKAKERGDLTDFHVTRVGDDLELIMTHTRGVDNEEVHQLAWDTFVAATEEAKRLKLYGAGQDLLGDAFSGTVRGMGPGVAEMEFVERKSEPVIIFMADKTSPGAWNLPLYKIFADPFNTAGLVIDPTMHEGFSFEVVDVYGHRSITLSCPEEIYDLLMFIGAMRRYLIRRVYRKDGEVCASASTQKLSLIAGRYVGKDDPVLIVRCQSGMPAVGEALEPFSFPHLVEGWMRGSHHGPLMPVPFYEANPSRFDGPPRVIAAGFQISNGHLVGPRDLFDDPAFDRARKRCNEVGDYMRAHGPFEPHRLGLDDLEYTTMPQLMKKLEERFQPE
- a CDS encoding bifunctional precorrin-2 dehydrogenase/sirohydrochlorin ferrochelatase; translated protein: MRYYPVFLNLEGKRCIVIGGGEVAERKVLTLLEAGASVTVISPELTERLAGLKRAGQIEHIQRRYQEGDLTGAFIVIAATSAMDVNRKVSGDAGNIPVNVVDVPDLCTFIVPSVVKRGELTIAVSTSGASPALSRSIREELEDLYTKEAGDLLQHIAGIRKTLMESDIPPEKRAVILKRLGSREVLQILREEGPEGALRHIQDILDHSG
- a CDS encoding outer membrane protein assembly factor BamD, producing MKQLLFSTLLFVSMVSLLLVSCSGKKPVRQDVFDPKAVLQQASKFIEMDEYEEARKLLFEVKNRDLSKKYAPLAQLKIAESFVTEGQPERAVEEYRRFLQLYPAHPQAPYAQYQIALVYFKQIESPAKGAGGARKALEEFQKLLRLYPRNPYREAVELKIRKCRNLIAEYEFLVGEFYYKKGAYNAATGRFLGLLKEFPDYKKTPEVLYLTGISYKKLNRTDESLRYLKELQKRFPDSEFSKKAEKVIAEIKP